The following are encoded together in the Lactuca sativa cultivar Salinas chromosome 1, Lsat_Salinas_v11, whole genome shotgun sequence genome:
- the LOC111903464 gene encoding transcription factor bHLH10, with protein sequence MLVNSEMYEGSACYDPTLIDHQEDHVHNFHQNPNFSSIEASTDYQLINMDMEHQNQIIHDLNWTTHSHDQIQIGNDNNCFPNMPLITPNPTPPDLLNLFQLPRCSNSSISFSNPTHMDQNSYDPLLPLNLPPQPPFFRELLHSLPNGYNLTGGGSIFGDMDMEREGVRGDLHQLYHEGDGILKFNGEISGIVGKGRDVKDTKHFATEKHRRQQLNDKFDALKNLVPNPTKADRASVVGDAIEYINELKRTVEELTILVERKRCNRGRMKKHKAEDDSTLDVESINTRPNGGGDHDQQAYNGNSTSTLRSSWLQRKSKNTEVDVRIIDDEVTIKLVQQKKINCLLFVSKVLDELQLDLHHVAGGLIGDFYSYLFNTKICEGSSVYASAIANKLIEVVDRHYASIASTTGY encoded by the exons ATGCTGGTGAATTCAGAAATGTACGAAGGAAGTGCTTGTTATGATCCTACTCTCATCGATCATCAAGAGGACCATGTCCACAACTTCCATCAAAACCCAAATTTCTCCTCCATTGAAGCATCAACAGATTATCAGCTCATCAACATGGACATGGAACACCAAAATCAAATCATCCATGACCTCAACTGGACAACTCATTCTCATGATCAAATACAAATCGGAAACGATAACAATTGCTTCCCAAACATGCCTTTAATCACTCCCAATCCAACCCCACCTGATCTTCTTAACCTTTTCCAGTTACCCAGATGCTCAAACTCATCAATCTCGTTTTCAAACCCGACCCACATGGATCAAAACTCGTATGATCCATTACTTCCATTAAACCTACCTCCACAACCTCCGTTCTTCAGAGAATTGCTTCATTCTTTGCCAAACGGGTATAATTTAACAGGCGGTGGGTCGATATTTGGGGATATGGATATGGAGAGAGAAGGGGTAAGAGGAGACCTTCATCAGTTGTATCATGAAGGAGATGGGATTTTGAAATTCAATGGAGAAATTAGTGGAATCGTTGGAAAAGGAAGAGATGTTAAAGATACTAAACATTTTGCCACAGAAAAGCACAGAAGACAACAATTGAACGACAAATTTGATGCTCTGAAGAACTTAGTCCCAAATCCCACCAAG GCGGATCGAGCATCTGTAGTAGGAGACGCAATCGAATACATAAACGAGCTCAAAAGAACAGTGGAAGAACTGACGATTTTGGTAGAGAGAAAGAGATGCAATCGAGGAAGGATGAAAAAACACAAAGCCGAAGATGATTCGACATTAGATGTTGAGAGCATCAATACAAGGCCAAATGGTGGTGGAGATCACGATCAACAAGCGTATAATGGTAATTCGACTTCCACATTGAGGAGTTCATGGCTTCAAAGAAAATCGAAGAACACGGAAGTTGATGTTCGAATCATCGATGATGAAGTTACAATCAAATTAGTCCAACAAAAGAAGATTAATTGCTTGTTGTTCGTTTCCAAAGTTCTTGATGAACTTCAATTGGATCTTCATCATGTTGCGGGTGGACTCATCGGCGATTTCTATAGTTACCTATTCAATACAAAG ATTTGTGAAGGGTCTTCCGTTTATGCAAGTGCCATAGCAAATAAGCTAATTGAGGTGGTGGATAGACACTATGCAAGTATCGCATCAACTACGGGCTATTAG